One Setaria italica strain Yugu1 chromosome II, Setaria_italica_v2.0, whole genome shotgun sequence DNA segment encodes these proteins:
- the LOC101786008 gene encoding HSP-interacting protein, with product MGKTPKKKKLSESGSSPKFISRSNSRTSGCSGEQSSQPEVDEDDVVFIRLASELKDEGTRLFQKRDYEGAAFKFDKAVKLLPEGHHDIAFLHCNIAACYMHMNPEEYHRAIDECNSALEASPTYTKALLKRARCFEALDRLDLACGDVEKVLNLEPNNVTALELHESIREVMEGVFLDKQVASPDKSAINIVKERIQRRVSRKFRNSIVEEEVWEMINDEEDHENIEEGKKDSSKDNHTMNDLIQQGNDGRKIQEKRNQDKHEKHPEENKKNNGHYKPGVANEGQQQQHSSWVMEEMNLKQRHGQDNHEKHLKEILVKGIQLEMGNYTTQSSAVRRKKHFEVGSHSKQEKHTEEKYERYTNLNQGKHYFEEKYERYVPEKPITIRTANHGRDKHTKYTRDNHEDVREGVKKKFKFVHGDDIRIVLIPENCSLLQVMDIARYKYNPNLKSFLLKFMDKEGDLVTITSTEDLRWVEELYPHVPVRLHVKEVSPEREITRDLVMPMSSFAAREQNHYNTSECGSSRKEDERNSCSDDWMVQFARLFKNHAGFDSDACVDLRDLGIRLYYEAMEDTITSEEAQEIFQAAEAKFQEMAALALFNWGNVHMSRARKRLILSEDASKESILAQVKSAYEWACTEYVKAGKKFEDSVDVKPDFYEGLIALGQQQFEQAKLSWRYADTCKVEMGTEVLELFNHAEDNMEKGMEMWEGIEYLRVKGLAKSRKGKIVVDKLGLNEQGKDLSPDEAFEQASNMRSQLNISWGTILYERSVVEFKLGLSSWEESLQEAIEKFKIGGASVADISVMVKNHCVNGNNQEGLSFNIDEIVQAWNEMYDAKKLKNGSSSFRLEPIFRRRPSKLHNILEHIHYT from the exons ATGGGGAAGacaccaaagaagaagaaactaaGTGAATCGGGATCAAGCCCAAAGTTTATCAGCAGGAGCAACTCAAGGACAAGCGGATGCAGCGGTGAACAGAGTTCACAGCCAGAAGTCGACGAGGATGATGTTGTCTTCATCAGGCTGGCTTCCGAATTGAAGGATGAGGGGACGAGGCTATTCCAGAAAAGGGATTATGAGGGGGCAGCATTCAAGTTTGACAAAGCGGTAAAGCTCTTGCCAGAGGGGCATCATGATATCGCCTTCCTCCATTGTAACATTGCAGCATGTTACATGCACATGAATCCGGAGGAGTATCATCGTGCAATTGACGAGTGCAATTCAGCATTAGAGGCATCACCAACATATACAAAGGCATTATTGAAAAGGGCGCGTTGTTTTGAAGCATTGGATAGGCTAGATCTAGCTTGTGGGGATGTGGAAAAGGTTCTGAACCTAGAACCAAACAATGTGACGGCATTGGAACTCCATGAGAGTATTAGGGAGGTGATGGAGGGCGTTTTCTTGGACAAACAGGTTGCATCACCAGACAAGTCTGCGATCAACATTGTAAAAGAGAGAATACAGAGGAGGGTGTCCCGAAAATTTAGAAATTCCATAGTCGAGGAAGAGGTGTGGGAGATGATTAATGATGAAGAGGATCATGAGAATATTGAGGAGGGCAAGAAAGATAGCAGTAAAGATAACCATACAATGAACGATTTAATCCAGCAGGGAAATGATGGTAGAAAGATCCAGGAAAAGCGTAACCAGGACAAGCATGAAAAGCATCCTgaagagaacaaaaaaaataatggtcACTACAAGCCAGGTGTGGCCAATGAagggcagcaacagcagcactCTTCGTGGGTTATGGAAGAAATGAACCTGAAACAGAGGCATGGCCAAGACAACCACGAAAAGCATCTCAAAGAGATACTGGTGAAAGGCATTCAGCTTGAAATGGGAAACTATACCACACAGAGCAGTGCGGTAAGGCGTAAAAAGCATTTTGAGGTTGGTAGTCACAGCAAGCAAGAGAAGCATACAGAGGAAAAATATGAGAGATACACCAATCTCAACCAAGGAAAACACTATTTTGAGGAAAAGTATGAGAGGTATGTGCCAGAAAAGCCAATTACCATCAGAACAGCAAATCATGGTAGAGACAAGCATACAAAATATACTAGGGACAATCATGAAGATGTTAGGGAAGGGGTAAAGAAGAAATTTAAGTTCGTTCATGGAGATGACATAAGGATTGTTTTAATTCCAGAAAACTGTAGTCTATTACAAGTAATGGACATCGCTCGCTATAAGTACAACCCGAACCTGAAGTCATTCCTTCTAAAATTCATGGACAAAGAGGGTGATTTGGTGACAATTACATCTACCGAAGATTTAAGGTGGGTCGAGGAACTCTACCCACATGTACCAGTTCGGTTGCATGTAAAAGAGGTTAGTCCTGAGCGCGAGATTACTAGGGATCTGGTCATGCCTATGTCCTCCTTTGCTGCACGAGAACAGAATCACTATAACACCTCTGAGTGTGGAAGCTCAAGGAAGGAAGATGAAAGGAACTCTTGCTCTGATGACTGGATGGTGCAGTTTGCTCGCCTATTCAAGAACCATGCTGGTTTCGATTCTGATGCATGTGTGGATCTTCGTGATCTTGGTATCCGACTTTACTATGAGGCAATGGAAGATACCATCACAAGTGAAGAAGCACAAGAAATATTTCAAGCTGCAGAGGCGAAATTTCAGGAAATGGCAGCTCTAGCGTTGTTCAATTGGGGCAACGTCCACATGTCCCGTGCAAGGAAGCGATTAATTTTATCTGAAGATGCTTCGAAAGAGTCAATACTTGCCCAGGTCAAGTCTGCGTATGAATGGGCATGCACTGAATATGTCAAAGCTGGGAAGAAATTTGAAGATTCTGTGGATGTGAAGCCAGATTTTTATGAAGGTCTTATTGCACTCGGACAGCAACAGTTTGAACAAGCAAAGCTATCTTGGCGTTACGCCGACACATGTAAAGTAGAAATGGGAACTGAAGTATTAGAACTTTTCAATCATGCTGAAGACAACATGGAAAAGGGGATGGAGATGTGGGAAGGAATAGAATATTTGCGAGTAAAAGGGCTAGCTAAATCAAGGAAGGGGAAGATAGTAGTTGATAAATTGGGTTTGAATGAGCAGGGAAAAGATTTATCACCAGATGAAGCCTTTGAACAAGCCTCAAACATGCGTTCACAGCTTAACATTTCATGGGGTACAATTCTTTATGAACGCTCAGTAGTAGAATTCAAGTTAGGACTTTCTAGCTGGGAAGAAAGCCTACAAGAAGCCATTGAAAAATTTAAGATCGGAGGAGCTTCTGTAGCAGATATCAGTGTGATGGTAAAGAACCACTGTGTGAATGGGAACAACCAAGAAG GATTAAGCTTCAACATTGATGAGATAGTTCAAGCATGGAATGAAATGTACGAtgcaaaaaagttaaaaaatggTAGTTCTTCTTTCCGTCTTGAACCTATATTCCGAAGGAGGCCTTCAAAGCTACATAATATACTAGAGCACATACACTATACGTGA